Proteins from a genomic interval of Microbacterium phyllosphaerae:
- a CDS encoding carbohydrate ABC transporter permease, with protein sequence MSQTLTRTIVAPNHQPTAPRYRSKAARVVFGIPYWVFTTALAVIFLYPLIWTGVSSVSPMAGTSQTDGWGFGNYAALGEYQAGIWVYLGNSLFVSVLTVALTLFISLLGGYAFARFSFPGKNALFLLTLAILMVPYATLLIPLYVILNAVGLQNSLVGVALVITMFQLPFSMFMMRISFESIPREMDEAAMVDGCSSWGALWRVLLPAVKPGLVTVGLFAFLTAWNDFMAPLILINDTNRMTLPLAVANLRGQVQGVVDYGATEAGVVVLALPCILLFLILQRHYVRGFMSGAFKG encoded by the coding sequence ATGTCCCAGACACTGACACGCACCATCGTCGCCCCGAATCATCAGCCCACCGCGCCCCGGTACCGCTCGAAGGCCGCCCGCGTCGTCTTCGGCATCCCGTACTGGGTGTTCACGACCGCCCTCGCGGTGATCTTCCTCTACCCGCTCATCTGGACCGGAGTCTCGTCGGTCAGCCCGATGGCGGGCACCAGCCAGACCGACGGTTGGGGCTTCGGCAACTACGCCGCCCTCGGCGAGTACCAGGCGGGCATCTGGGTGTACCTCGGCAACTCGCTGTTCGTCTCGGTGCTCACCGTGGCGCTCACGCTGTTCATCTCGCTGCTGGGCGGCTACGCGTTCGCGCGCTTCTCGTTCCCCGGCAAGAACGCCCTGTTCCTGCTGACGCTCGCGATCCTGATGGTGCCGTACGCGACGCTGCTCATTCCGCTCTACGTGATCCTCAACGCGGTCGGCCTGCAGAACTCGCTCGTCGGCGTCGCACTCGTGATCACCATGTTCCAGTTGCCGTTCTCGATGTTCATGATGCGCATCTCGTTCGAGTCGATCCCGCGCGAGATGGACGAGGCCGCGATGGTCGACGGATGCTCCAGCTGGGGCGCCCTGTGGCGGGTGCTGCTCCCTGCCGTCAAGCCGGGACTCGTCACTGTCGGCCTGTTCGCGTTCCTCACCGCGTGGAACGACTTCATGGCCCCGCTGATCCTCATCAACGACACCAACCGCATGACGCTGCCGCTCGCGGTCGCGAACCTCCGAGGGCAGGTGCAGGGCGTCGTCGACTACGGCGCCACCGAGGCGGGGGTCGTCGTGCTGGCGCTCCCCTGCATCCTGCTCTTCCTGATCCTGCAACGACACTACGTGCGCGGCTTCATGTCCGGCGCTTTCAAGGGATGA
- a CDS encoding glycoside hydrolase family 127 protein: MTMFDTTTPAAPVVPTRGRLRPLGLDEVRITGGFWGDRQAVNGTATLTHIESRLESEGWLPNFDLAAAGTLPAGRRGREFADSEIYKYLEALAWEIGRTDAAADDDLERRFRRVVDRVAAAQESDGYLNTMFGREGQGERWSALQWGHELYCLGHLFQAAVARVRTRPDAGDGLIDIARRAADLVCREFGADGRDAICGHAEVEVGLAELGRALGEQRYVDQAALFVERHGRGSLGEIEWGRSYFQDDVSVRDAEALRGHSVRANYLSSAAVDVAAELSDESLLAALRSQWDRTVERRTYVTGGQGSHHQDEAFGDDWELPPDRAYSETCAGIGSIMFSWRLLLATGEAQYADLIERTLFNVVATSPGDDGRSFFYANTLHQRTPGIPADPDATSPRASSSLRAPWFEVSCCPPNVARTFASLAAYLATADDDGVQVHQYAPSAVRTTLPDGRVVAFDVETGYPADGGIRITLRADAEFTLTLRVPAWAEGATVRVHSGGEVESSEAAPVGSVSVTRAFRAGDIVDLHLPIVARATAPHPMVDAVRGSVVIERGPEVLALESIDLGADVGDAVVVGDPVERDGHVVLPVRHRSTGDTVDTPLIAYHDWARRGPSTMRVWIPTT, from the coding sequence ATGACCATGTTCGACACCACCACACCGGCCGCTCCGGTGGTTCCCACGCGCGGACGCCTGCGCCCCCTCGGCCTCGACGAGGTGCGCATCACGGGAGGCTTCTGGGGCGATCGCCAAGCCGTCAACGGCACGGCCACGCTCACGCACATCGAGTCGCGTCTGGAGTCGGAGGGCTGGCTGCCGAACTTCGACCTCGCCGCCGCCGGCACGCTTCCCGCCGGGCGCCGGGGGCGCGAGTTCGCCGACTCCGAGATCTACAAGTACCTCGAGGCTCTCGCGTGGGAGATCGGACGCACGGATGCCGCGGCCGACGATGACCTCGAGCGGCGGTTCCGCCGCGTGGTCGACCGGGTCGCCGCCGCGCAGGAATCCGACGGATACCTCAACACGATGTTCGGGCGCGAGGGTCAGGGCGAGCGCTGGTCGGCCCTGCAGTGGGGGCACGAGCTCTACTGCCTCGGACACCTGTTCCAGGCGGCCGTCGCCCGGGTGCGCACGAGACCGGACGCCGGCGACGGGCTGATCGACATCGCCCGCCGCGCCGCCGACCTCGTCTGCCGTGAGTTCGGCGCCGACGGGCGCGACGCGATCTGCGGGCACGCCGAGGTCGAGGTCGGTCTCGCGGAGCTCGGCAGGGCCCTCGGCGAGCAGCGCTATGTCGACCAGGCCGCCCTCTTCGTCGAACGCCACGGCCGAGGGTCTCTGGGCGAGATCGAATGGGGTCGCAGCTACTTCCAGGACGACGTGTCGGTGCGAGACGCCGAGGCGCTGCGCGGGCACTCCGTGCGGGCCAACTACCTGTCCTCCGCCGCGGTCGACGTCGCTGCGGAGCTGTCGGACGAGTCGCTGCTCGCCGCGCTCCGGTCGCAGTGGGACCGCACGGTCGAACGTCGCACCTACGTCACGGGCGGCCAGGGGTCGCACCATCAGGACGAGGCGTTCGGCGACGACTGGGAGCTGCCGCCGGATCGCGCCTACTCCGAGACCTGCGCAGGCATCGGCTCGATCATGTTCTCGTGGAGGCTGCTGCTCGCGACCGGCGAGGCGCAGTACGCCGACCTGATCGAGCGCACCCTGTTCAACGTCGTCGCGACCTCGCCCGGCGACGATGGCCGCTCTTTCTTCTACGCCAACACGCTGCACCAGCGCACACCCGGCATCCCCGCGGATCCGGATGCCACGTCGCCGCGCGCCTCGTCGTCGCTGCGGGCCCCGTGGTTCGAGGTGTCGTGCTGCCCGCCGAATGTGGCCCGCACCTTCGCGAGTCTCGCGGCCTATCTGGCCACGGCGGATGACGACGGCGTGCAGGTGCACCAGTACGCGCCGTCGGCCGTCCGCACGACGCTCCCCGACGGCCGGGTCGTGGCGTTCGACGTCGAGACGGGGTATCCGGCCGATGGCGGCATCCGCATCACCCTCCGCGCGGATGCCGAGTTCACTCTGACGCTGCGCGTGCCGGCATGGGCCGAGGGAGCGACAGTGCGCGTGCACAGCGGTGGCGAGGTCGAGTCGTCGGAGGCGGCCCCGGTCGGCTCCGTGTCGGTGACGCGCGCGTTCCGCGCCGGCGACATCGTCGACCTGCACCTGCCGATCGTCGCGCGCGCCACCGCACCGCATCCGATGGTGGATGCCGTGCGCGGCAGTGTGGTGATCGAGCGCGGGCCGGAGGTCCTGGCCCTCGAGTCGATCGATCTCGGAGCCGACGTCGGCGACGCGGTCGTGGTCGGCGATCCCGTCGAACGCGACGGTCACGTCGTGCTGCCGGTG